In Thiospirochaeta perfilievii, a single window of DNA contains:
- a CDS encoding hydrogenase maturation nickel metallochaperone HypA, producing the protein MHELGIVYEVIKIVDDFVVTNGITKVEKIVLEIGQLSQAIPRFIQECYPAAVDDTAYVDTELEIETLPAIAQCGDCMELYNIIEHQKTCPKCNSKKYELKSGQEFNIKEILAC; encoded by the coding sequence ATGCATGAATTAGGAATAGTTTATGAGGTAATAAAAATTGTTGATGATTTTGTTGTAACAAACGGTATAACTAAGGTGGAAAAAATTGTTCTTGAGATAGGTCAATTATCCCAGGCTATCCCACGATTTATACAGGAGTGTTATCCTGCAGCTGTGGATGACACTGCATATGTAGATACAGAATTAGAGATTGAAACTCTCCCTGCAATCGCCCAGTGTGGGGATTGTATGGAGCTATATAATATTATTGAACACCAAAAAACATGCCCTAAATGTAACAGTAAGAAGTATGAATTAAAGTCTGGGCAGGAGTTCAATATTAAAGAGATTTTAGCTTGTTAA
- a CDS encoding FAD-dependent oxidoreductase, which yields MARKVEKTNFNKSTRFNFALNWADVDGRVYRQEILDLANKIGRTKAGTSREAIPFGPEYYALEPILNKYQAEIAMHLKFREKVSAHDVVKSSGEPYEKVKEALDYIAWAGVAFVNTVDGVDMYWQDIFVPGHLEMINNNKELVEKFPEVAEAFYYFGSKRGPAAAGIMPVGGGPMRVLPIERSIDGNSRRASYEELSSYLNEATVFSVSDCSCRTSREAMGEGCGHLKEDMCIQLDHAAEYYIKTNRGREISKEEAFDIIKRAEDNGLMHSVPNLDGLGHTHAICNCCGCGCYAMRLANEFVNNDIVRSNYKSKVDESNCVACGECVDVCPTNALRLGQKLCSKEVIDEVITKVTPKNTEWPEEKWNTDYRVNRKNSMESGTAPCITNCPAHIPVQGYVKLASQGKYSEALELIKKHNPLPAVCGRICPRLCEEDCTRGDIDEAVAVDDIKKFIAEQDLNKDTRYTPRKRHNYSDKKIAIIGGGPSGLTCAYDLSIDGYDVTIFEKEEKLGGMLTLGIPSYRLEKDVINAEIDVLKDMGVKFQTGVVVGKDITIAQLRDQDYRAFYVAIGAQSGRKLGLEGEESNEVVSGVDFLRDVNLGRETGVKGRVVVIGGGNVAIDVARTAVRLSSVNSTDIFCLESRDGMPAHVEEVNEAIDEDINVNNSYGPTKVLTKDGKVTGIEFKKCISLFDTDGRFNPKYDESDIKTVECDYVLLSVGQTFNYGDLFKGENVLLTNRNTIEVNNITLQSSVEDIFAGGDVASGPRFAIDAIAAGKEGAVSIHRFVQHGQSLVFGRDNHSYKMFDKDNLAQINGYDGTSRQKIEHVDGKVAKTTFKDLRGLLTEEQIKKESARCLGCGATKTDEYLCVGCGACTLKCKFDAIKLERVHDVIGYEIDDLPKTVIKNVLGRKVKIVANKLNPFTATR from the coding sequence GTGGCTAGAAAAGTAGAGAAAACAAATTTTAATAAATCAACAAGGTTTAATTTCGCACTTAATTGGGCTGATGTTGATGGTAGAGTTTATCGACAAGAGATATTGGATCTTGCCAATAAGATTGGTAGAACAAAGGCTGGTACATCCCGGGAGGCTATACCCTTTGGTCCTGAGTACTACGCATTAGAGCCTATTCTAAATAAGTATCAAGCAGAGATTGCTATGCACCTTAAGTTTAGAGAGAAAGTTAGTGCCCATGATGTTGTTAAAAGCTCAGGGGAACCCTATGAAAAGGTTAAAGAAGCTCTAGATTATATTGCATGGGCAGGTGTTGCATTTGTTAACACTGTAGATGGTGTGGACATGTATTGGCAGGATATATTTGTACCTGGTCACTTAGAGATGATCAATAACAATAAGGAGCTAGTTGAGAAATTCCCAGAGGTTGCAGAGGCCTTCTACTACTTTGGGTCAAAACGTGGACCAGCAGCTGCTGGTATTATGCCTGTAGGTGGTGGACCTATGAGGGTTCTGCCTATTGAGAGATCAATAGATGGGAACTCAAGAAGAGCCTCCTACGAGGAGTTATCTAGTTATTTAAATGAAGCTACGGTTTTTTCTGTGTCTGACTGTTCTTGTAGAACATCTAGAGAGGCAATGGGTGAGGGTTGTGGTCACTTAAAAGAGGATATGTGTATCCAGTTAGACCACGCTGCTGAGTATTATATTAAAACAAACCGTGGTAGAGAGATCTCCAAGGAAGAGGCATTTGATATAATTAAAAGAGCAGAGGATAACGGTCTTATGCACTCTGTTCCTAACTTAGATGGTTTAGGTCATACCCACGCTATCTGTAACTGTTGTGGTTGTGGTTGTTATGCTATGAGACTTGCAAATGAGTTTGTTAATAATGACATTGTTAGATCTAACTATAAATCAAAGGTAGATGAGTCAAACTGTGTAGCCTGTGGAGAGTGTGTAGATGTTTGTCCTACAAATGCTCTTCGTTTAGGTCAGAAACTATGCTCTAAAGAGGTTATTGATGAGGTAATTACAAAAGTAACACCTAAAAATACAGAGTGGCCAGAAGAGAAGTGGAATACAGACTATAGGGTTAATCGTAAAAACTCTATGGAGTCTGGTACTGCCCCATGTATAACAAACTGTCCAGCTCATATTCCTGTACAAGGTTATGTTAAGCTTGCATCCCAGGGTAAATATAGCGAGGCGTTGGAACTTATTAAAAAACATAACCCATTACCTGCTGTTTGTGGAAGAATCTGTCCTAGACTTTGTGAAGAGGATTGTACTAGAGGGGATATTGATGAGGCTGTTGCAGTAGATGATATTAAAAAGTTTATAGCAGAACAGGATCTTAATAAGGATACACGATATACACCTAGAAAGAGACATAACTATAGTGATAAGAAAATAGCAATTATTGGTGGGGGACCTTCAGGTTTAACATGTGCCTATGATTTATCTATAGATGGTTATGATGTAACTATATTTGAAAAAGAGGAAAAGCTAGGTGGAATGTTAACCCTTGGTATACCTTCTTATCGATTAGAAAAAGATGTTATTAATGCAGAGATAGATGTTTTAAAGGATATGGGAGTTAAGTTTCAAACTGGTGTAGTGGTAGGTAAGGATATTACTATTGCCCAGTTACGAGATCAGGACTACAGAGCTTTTTATGTGGCTATAGGTGCCCAGTCTGGACGTAAACTGGGTCTAGAAGGTGAAGAGTCTAATGAAGTAGTTAGTGGAGTTGATTTTTTAAGGGATGTTAACCTAGGTAGAGAAACAGGTGTTAAGGGAAGAGTTGTTGTTATCGGTGGTGGAAATGTTGCCATAGATGTTGCTAGAACCGCTGTTAGACTTAGTAGCGTAAATAGTACAGATATCTTCTGTTTAGAGTCTAGGGATGGGATGCCTGCCCATGTGGAAGAGGTTAATGAAGCTATAGATGAAGATATTAATGTTAATAACTCCTACGGACCTACAAAGGTATTAACTAAAGATGGGAAGGTAACTGGCATAGAGTTCAAAAAGTGTATCTCCCTATTTGATACTGATGGTAGGTTTAATCCAAAATACGATGAAAGTGATATTAAAACAGTAGAGTGTGACTATGTTCTATTATCTGTTGGTCAAACTTTCAATTATGGTGATCTTTTTAAGGGTGAAAATGTATTGTTAACCAATAGAAATACAATCGAAGTTAATAATATTACACTACAGAGCTCTGTAGAGGATATTTTTGCCGGTGGAGATGTAGCTAGTGGCCCTAGATTTGCAATAGATGCTATAGCAGCAGGTAAAGAGGGAGCTGTATCTATTCATAGATTTGTTCAACATGGCCAATCCCTGGTTTTTGGTAGAGACAACCACTCATACAAGATGTTTGATAAGGATAATTTAGCACAAATTAATGGTTATGATGGAACATCGAGGCAAAAAATAGAGCATGTTGATGGAAAAGTTGCTAAAACAACATTTAAGGATTTAAGAGGTCTATTAACAGAGGAGCAGATTAAAAAAGAGAGTGCTAGATGCTTAGGGTGTGGAGCTACAAAAACAGATGAGTATCTATGTGTTGGTTGTGGAGCCTGTACCCTTAAATGTAAGTTTGATGCAATTAAACTTGAAAGAGTACACGATGTTATAGGTTATGAAATTGATGATCTTCCTAAAACAGTTATTAAAAACGTACTTGGTAGAAAAGTTAAAATTGTAGCAAATAAATTAAATCCATTTACAGCTACAAGGTAG
- the hypB gene encoding hydrogenase nickel incorporation protein HypB, which translates to MGELKVFTIKKNIHEDNLKVAELTREELRRKGTFLINIMSSPGSGKTTTLVSTIKILKDQFKIGVMEADVDSDVDAVAVQNAGAKAIQLHTGGLCHLDSTMTKQGLDELGVDGLDLVFLENIGNLICPAGYDTGAMKNVAILSVPEGDDKPLKYPKIFGKVDVLIVNKIDAIEHFDFDFDLLEKRVRKLNKDILIFPISAKTTEGVEDWANWIKKEIGGDK; encoded by the coding sequence TTGGGTGAATTAAAGGTTTTTACCATTAAAAAAAATATTCATGAGGATAATTTAAAAGTTGCAGAGTTAACTAGAGAAGAGTTAAGACGTAAGGGGACTTTTTTAATAAATATTATGTCTTCTCCAGGTAGTGGAAAGACAACAACACTAGTAAGTACCATAAAAATCTTAAAGGATCAATTTAAAATTGGTGTTATGGAGGCTGATGTAGATTCTGATGTAGATGCAGTTGCAGTACAGAATGCTGGAGCAAAAGCTATACAGCTACATACTGGAGGGCTTTGTCATTTAGACTCAACAATGACTAAACAGGGATTAGATGAGCTGGGAGTAGATGGGCTGGACTTAGTATTTTTAGAGAATATTGGTAACCTTATCTGCCCTGCAGGATACGATACAGGGGCAATGAAAAATGTTGCAATTTTAAGTGTTCCAGAAGGGGATGATAAACCACTTAAGTATCCTAAAATATTTGGTAAGGTTGATGTTTTAATTGTAAATAAAATTGATGCAATTGAACATTTCGATTTTGACTTTGATCTACTTGAGAAGAGGGTTAGAAAATTAAATAAAGATATATTAATATTTCCAATTTCAGCTAAAACAACAGAGGGTGTAGAAGATTGGGCTAATTGGATTAAAAAAGAGATAGGTGGGGATAAATAG
- a CDS encoding helix-turn-helix domain-containing protein: protein MQKELKLKIISESINNGVTVTCKKYSISRTVYYRWLKRYQRMGVEGLEDIKKDFTPSNKTSLGIERTILDLVKIYPSYGPKALNYLLEELGHKISVSAVYNVLKRYQLSNKHKRIQFSKKREQVVIHSLPPISQLNSGECWIFWITDIGGFETYKKGYTYTLFDLKSRIACSRIYPDLSFNNFEEVLASVALSVATSLELKISYLCFFNNCKILKRFPNSFKGKIYAMLKKHGRNVKVDFLKDYSDLETVIRYKEDYNRQLLTTLLHSFNSGKSLGDTKKDLRNFIKDYNLNFKVDFGDISCSPVDYHNKTTNNKLILPLWAYIDREY from the coding sequence TTGCAAAAAGAGTTAAAACTTAAAATTATTTCAGAATCTATAAATAATGGTGTTACTGTAACTTGTAAAAAATATAGTATCTCTAGAACTGTTTACTATAGGTGGTTAAAACGGTACCAGAGAATGGGTGTTGAGGGCCTAGAAGATATAAAAAAAGATTTTACTCCATCAAATAAAACATCTTTAGGAATAGAGAGAACTATTCTTGACCTAGTTAAAATATACCCTAGTTATGGACCAAAGGCACTTAACTATCTTCTTGAGGAGTTAGGTCATAAAATAAGTGTCTCTGCAGTATATAATGTTTTAAAAAGATATCAACTTTCCAATAAACATAAACGAATTCAGTTCTCAAAAAAACGAGAGCAAGTAGTAATACATAGCCTTCCTCCTATTTCCCAATTAAATAGTGGTGAGTGTTGGATATTCTGGATAACAGATATTGGAGGGTTTGAGACATATAAAAAAGGGTATACATATACTCTCTTTGATCTTAAAAGTAGAATTGCCTGTAGTAGGATTTATCCAGATCTATCATTTAATAACTTCGAGGAAGTTTTAGCTTCGGTAGCGCTATCTGTTGCTACTAGCTTAGAACTTAAAATTTCATATCTCTGCTTTTTTAATAACTGTAAAATTTTAAAGAGATTCCCCAACTCGTTTAAAGGCAAAATTTACGCAATGTTAAAAAAACATGGAAGAAATGTTAAAGTGGATTTTTTAAAGGATTATAGCGATCTAGAAACAGTAATTAGATACAAGGAGGATTATAATAGACAGTTATTAACAACACTGTTACACTCCTTTAATAGTGGAAAGAGTCTTGGTGATACAAAAAAAGATTTAAGAAATTTTATAAAAGATTACAATCTAAACTTTAAAGTAGATTTTGGAGATATTTCCTGTTCTCCAGTTGATTATCATAATAAAACAACAAACAACAAACTTATATTGCCCCTATGGGCCTATATCGATAGAGAGTATTAA
- a CDS encoding FAD-dependent oxidoreductase gives MHVAIIGAGFSGVLAAYLLRRRGVRVTIFEKEKSIGGHCNTLTIQNSYIELGTICSFSKNIKELLIELEIDYTERVIYKHFVDVNYNKTEHMSKNEVEELLLEIPRVKELLESFSDTLQDINFGFIDPILLKPFGQFIKEFNLPSIGKFFRPYLSSFGFGDVDTIQTYYIFKIFNIEMIYSYMQGRKVVFFNNGVSELIDKLSRNISNIRFALEVNNIEVEQDRVKVETPYSSEIFDKVFITTKLPRDVIKDNLYNSLMKKIETNPFITCLYEIKDSDSVTTYFKDNQGLWGKTQFFRITRENNRTNLIAYAYGRVDKEIIDGITNDIKSLGISISHLITVNQWFMFPHLKQENLTPNFYKDINNHQKNSNICLMGSLLSLPSLDSLYTSIKNSVDKIMG, from the coding sequence ATGCACGTAGCAATAATAGGAGCTGGATTTAGTGGAGTCCTTGCAGCTTATCTACTTAGAAGAAGAGGTGTAAGGGTAACAATATTCGAAAAAGAGAAGAGTATTGGTGGTCATTGTAATACTCTGACAATCCAAAACAGCTATATTGAACTAGGAACAATCTGCTCCTTCTCTAAGAATATAAAAGAGTTACTTATAGAGCTAGAAATAGATTATACTGAGCGGGTTATATATAAACACTTTGTAGATGTAAATTATAACAAAACAGAACATATGTCTAAAAATGAGGTAGAAGAGTTATTACTAGAGATTCCAAGGGTTAAGGAGTTATTAGAGAGCTTTTCAGATACTCTTCAAGATATTAATTTTGGGTTTATAGATCCAATACTATTAAAACCATTTGGTCAATTTATTAAGGAGTTTAATCTACCATCAATCGGTAAATTTTTTAGACCATATCTCTCATCCTTTGGTTTTGGAGATGTGGACACTATACAGACATATTATATATTTAAAATATTTAATATAGAGATGATCTACTCATATATGCAGGGACGAAAAGTAGTTTTTTTCAATAATGGAGTATCTGAACTTATTGATAAGCTAAGCAGAAACATATCAAACATTAGATTCGCTCTAGAGGTTAATAATATTGAAGTTGAGCAGGATCGAGTAAAAGTAGAGACTCCCTATAGTTCAGAGATTTTTGATAAAGTATTTATTACAACTAAACTTCCAAGGGATGTTATAAAAGATAATTTATATAACTCCTTAATGAAAAAAATTGAGACTAACCCATTTATAACCTGCTTATATGAGATTAAAGATTCAGACTCCGTAACTACATATTTTAAAGATAATCAGGGTCTTTGGGGGAAAACACAATTTTTTAGAATAACAAGGGAGAATAACAGAACAAATCTTATAGCCTATGCATATGGTAGGGTGGATAAAGAGATAATAGATGGAATAACAAATGACATTAAATCTCTAGGGATATCAATATCCCATCTAATTACAGTAAACCAGTGGTTTATGTTTCCCCATTTAAAACAAGAGAACCTAACACCTAATTTTTATAAGGATATAAATAACCACCAGAAAAATAGTAATATATGTTTAATGGGCTCCCTACTATCCCTACCTTCACTAGATAGTCTGTACACATCTATAAAAAACTCTGTAGATAAAATTATGGGTTAA
- the fliB gene encoding flagellin lysine-N-methylase, translated as MKKLTKILRPSYTTGFKCIGSSCQDSCCIGWSIDIDKITYRKYFRTTNLEMKKEFSKKVVRNEHCLYEDIDYGNMKLSKNKWCPFLEEDKLCKIYKVLGEDYLSNVCYSYPRVYNIIDGIYELSMYMSCPEVVRKLLSDKKPIEFIGETILLDRHLTQSIYNSKEIRATKSPLIYLKKLRRNSIEIVQNRKLSIEDRLIKLGQNLSDSKDYSPVDVDNKYLFRVGFFNGLIKSLKVFKEIDSEVFISLTRDLINGLKLGSDSLIESSKIYKDIEKKIVTPYINENNHLFENYLVNFMFQGNFPFNVNDIKFDGYLMMVVRYSFIRFYLSGFAVKNGKITLDDVVLMVQVHTKTISHHDIFLTNLLDELKEKEFDSMAFVSNLFI; from the coding sequence TTGAAAAAGTTAACTAAAATATTACGGCCTTCATATACAACAGGTTTTAAATGCATTGGAAGTAGTTGTCAGGATAGCTGTTGTATAGGGTGGAGTATAGATATTGATAAAATAACATACCGTAAATATTTTAGAACAACAAACCTAGAGATGAAAAAAGAGTTCTCAAAAAAGGTTGTTAGAAATGAACATTGTTTATATGAAGATATTGATTATGGAAATATGAAACTATCTAAAAATAAGTGGTGTCCATTTTTAGAAGAGGATAAGTTATGCAAAATATATAAAGTTTTAGGGGAGGATTATCTCTCTAATGTCTGTTACTCATATCCAAGGGTATATAATATTATAGATGGTATTTATGAGTTATCAATGTATATGTCATGCCCCGAAGTTGTTAGAAAACTTTTATCAGATAAAAAACCTATTGAGTTTATAGGGGAGACTATTCTATTAGATAGACACTTAACTCAAAGTATTTACAACTCTAAGGAGATTCGCGCTACAAAATCCCCCCTTATCTACCTAAAAAAACTTAGAAGAAATTCTATTGAAATAGTTCAAAATCGAAAATTATCAATAGAGGATAGATTAATAAAATTAGGTCAAAATCTTTCTGATAGTAAGGATTATTCTCCAGTAGATGTTGATAATAAATATCTCTTTAGAGTTGGTTTTTTTAACGGTTTGATTAAATCATTAAAGGTTTTTAAAGAGATAGACAGTGAGGTTTTTATATCACTTACCAGAGATTTAATTAACGGCCTTAAACTAGGTAGTGATTCACTTATAGAATCTTCTAAAATCTATAAAGATATTGAGAAGAAGATAGTTACACCCTATATAAATGAAAACAACCATCTTTTTGAGAATTACTTAGTTAACTTTATGTTTCAAGGTAATTTTCCATTTAATGTTAATGATATTAAATTTGATGGCTATTTAATGATGGTTGTAAGATATAGTTTTATTAGGTTTTACCTATCAGGTTTCGCAGTTAAAAATGGTAAAATAACCTTAGATGATGTTGTTCTTATGGTTCAGGTTCATACTAAAACAATAAGTCACCATGATATCTTTTTAACTAACCTCTTAGATGAACTAAAAGAGAAAGAGTTTGATAGTATGGCTTTTGTATCAAATTTATTTATATAG
- a CDS encoding tRNA-uridine aminocarboxypropyltransferase gives MFIYLLTHKRELNKKTGTGPIVKEVFKELCRVIPWSRVEPDIELEKGLDPSNTVLVFPGEESITTTELKSIENFIILDGTWQEAKKIYNRTPYLKRYNSYSFPNSIKSNYILRRNQKSFGLCTVESVIELCEIKNENFYKEKLVLAFKTFNN, from the coding sequence TTGTTTATTTATCTATTAACCCATAAAAGAGAACTTAATAAAAAAACTGGAACTGGACCTATCGTAAAAGAAGTTTTTAAAGAGTTGTGTAGGGTAATTCCCTGGAGTAGGGTAGAACCGGATATAGAGCTAGAAAAGGGGTTAGACCCATCTAATACAGTTTTAGTATTCCCTGGTGAGGAGTCAATTACAACTACTGAATTAAAAAGTATTGAAAACTTTATTATTCTTGATGGGACATGGCAGGAAGCAAAAAAAATATATAATCGCACCCCATATTTAAAAAGATACAACTCTTATAGTTTTCCAAATAGTATAAAATCTAACTATATTTTAAGAAGAAACCAAAAGAGTTTCGGGCTATGTACTGTAGAGAGCGTTATAGAGTTGTGTGAAATTAAAAATGAGAATTTCTATAAAGAGAAGTTAGTTTTAGCCTTTAAAACATTTAATAATTAG
- a CDS encoding YczE/YyaS/YitT family protein, whose amino-acid sequence MSEKSKRIVMTISGVLITGFSVGIFNFSLFGMDPFQVFAHGVWRHLPLGFGTFYALVNLLMLLFIFFIDRSKIGLGTLINIFLLGYVVQFSSWLFNSLIPEPMVLIRVIALFSAIVIICFGSALYFTGDMGVSTYDAVALILSEKKIAKFHYCRIGTDLVCTLTGFILGATVGIGTLITAFFMGPIISFFNKTVAEPFRYGVRKF is encoded by the coding sequence ATGAGTGAAAAGAGTAAAAGAATTGTTATGACTATATCTGGTGTGTTAATTACTGGATTTAGTGTTGGAATATTTAATTTCTCCCTATTTGGAATGGATCCATTCCAGGTTTTTGCCCATGGAGTTTGGAGGCACTTACCCTTAGGGTTTGGAACATTTTATGCTCTAGTTAATCTATTAATGCTTCTTTTTATATTTTTTATTGATAGGAGTAAAATTGGTCTAGGCACTTTAATTAATATATTTCTTCTAGGTTATGTAGTGCAATTCTCCTCTTGGTTATTTAATAGTTTGATTCCTGAGCCTATGGTGTTAATAAGAGTTATAGCTTTGTTTTCAGCTATTGTTATTATATGTTTTGGCTCAGCCCTCTACTTTACCGGTGATATGGGTGTCTCTACCTACGATGCTGTTGCTCTTATTTTATCAGAGAAAAAGATAGCTAAATTTCATTACTGCAGAATCGGGACTGACCTTGTTTGTACCTTAACAGGGTTTATTCTTGGAGCTACAGTAGGCATTGGGACCTTAATTACAGCCTTTTTTATGGGACCAATTATATCATTTTTTAACAAAACTGTGGCAGAACCCTTTAGATATGGTGTTAGGAAGTTTTAA
- a CDS encoding adenosylcobalamin-dependent ribonucleoside-diphosphate reductase encodes MSKWKWEQPISEEIFFQKYGLFNEENVEEVFKGVASEVSSKEIEAKKWEEIFYNELIQGRLMPAGRILANARPNSPMKNYNNCFTIDIEDSMEGIYSSLTEDAKISKMGGGVGFDISKLRPKGAPLSSGGESSGVISFLRIFDQSAKTIMTGGQRRAAHIALLDISHPEIEDFITAKKGDKNKELTQFNISVKVTDDFINAVKNDKDWDLTFDNKVYKTVKAKELYNKLAKNAYFNNEPGIFYSDTVNRYNNGYWNFNMDRCNPCGELVMPAYSLCCLSALNLVKFVSKPFSDNPTFNFKDFEKSIEIAVRFLDNILDITEYPLKKIEDFSKLWRRIGLGFTGLGDVFAMLKIPYGSKESLILSEKIGKTLRDATYSASSDLALEKGTFPSFDRDKYLDGEFIKQLPDWLREKIKKQGMRNVQLNTIAPTGTTSLSMGQNCSSGVEPIFSLSYNRTVRTGNGDETKTENVSDYAWRLYKSIFNTEEKPDYFTTTMDIDPYKSIDVQAIFQKYIDHSISKTLNLPPGTSYEEYQKLFMYAYDNGLKGFTTFNPEGSMKGILEYNDKQKTVTRRVAPERPVELPCKIHRVKSGNKSFLVIVGLLNGSLYEIFVIDDPKEEINLDTDKKTLVRKSDKGKYDLIFSNGSKTIRLKDFTNRYDSIDASLARMISMSLRHGTPLQFIVSQLQKDTHFTAVERSISRVLKSYIKDGEEVVTSEGFCPECNEKLAFRDGCMTCVSCGYSKCS; translated from the coding sequence ATGAGTAAGTGGAAATGGGAACAACCAATAAGCGAAGAGATATTTTTTCAAAAATACGGATTATTTAATGAAGAGAACGTTGAAGAGGTTTTCAAAGGTGTAGCTTCTGAGGTCTCATCAAAGGAGATTGAAGCAAAAAAATGGGAAGAGATCTTCTATAATGAGTTAATCCAGGGAAGATTAATGCCCGCTGGTAGAATACTTGCAAATGCAAGACCTAACAGCCCAATGAAAAACTATAACAACTGCTTTACAATAGATATTGAAGACTCTATGGAGGGTATTTATAGCTCTTTAACAGAGGATGCAAAAATAAGTAAAATGGGTGGTGGTGTTGGATTTGATATATCAAAATTAAGACCAAAGGGTGCCCCTCTCTCAAGTGGAGGAGAGTCTTCAGGTGTTATATCATTTCTAAGAATATTTGATCAGTCAGCAAAAACTATTATGACAGGGGGACAACGCAGAGCAGCCCATATAGCACTATTGGATATATCCCACCCCGAAATAGAGGATTTTATTACAGCAAAAAAAGGTGATAAAAACAAAGAGCTTACCCAGTTTAACATATCTGTAAAAGTTACAGATGACTTTATTAATGCTGTAAAAAATGACAAAGATTGGGATCTTACCTTTGATAATAAAGTTTATAAGACAGTAAAAGCAAAGGAGTTATATAACAAACTTGCTAAAAATGCATATTTTAATAATGAGCCTGGGATATTCTACTCCGATACTGTAAATAGATATAATAATGGTTATTGGAATTTTAATATGGATAGATGTAATCCTTGTGGAGAACTTGTAATGCCTGCATACTCCCTCTGCTGTCTATCTGCACTTAATCTTGTGAAGTTTGTATCCAAGCCCTTTTCTGATAACCCTACTTTTAATTTTAAAGATTTTGAAAAATCAATAGAAATTGCAGTAAGGTTTTTAGATAATATTTTAGATATTACTGAGTATCCCCTTAAAAAGATTGAAGATTTCTCAAAACTGTGGCGTAGAATAGGTCTTGGTTTTACCGGCTTAGGTGATGTTTTTGCAATGTTAAAAATTCCCTATGGAAGTAAAGAGTCCCTAATTTTATCTGAAAAGATAGGAAAAACCTTAAGGGATGCAACCTATAGTGCCTCATCGGATTTAGCCCTTGAAAAGGGTACTTTCCCATCCTTTGATAGGGATAAATATTTAGATGGAGAGTTTATAAAACAACTTCCTGATTGGTTAAGGGAGAAAATAAAAAAACAGGGAATGAGAAATGTACAGTTAAATACTATAGCCCCTACTGGAACAACCTCCCTTTCAATGGGTCAAAACTGCTCCTCTGGTGTTGAACCTATATTTTCCCTATCTTATAATAGAACAGTCCGTACAGGTAATGGTGATGAGACAAAAACTGAAAATGTAAGTGACTATGCATGGAGGCTATATAAATCCATTTTTAACACTGAAGAAAAACCAGATTATTTTACAACAACAATGGATATTGACCCTTACAAATCTATAGATGTACAAGCTATCTTCCAAAAATATATTGACCACAGTATATCTAAAACCCTCAATTTACCACCAGGGACTAGTTATGAGGAGTATCAAAAATTGTTTATGTATGCCTATGATAATGGTCTTAAGGGTTTTACAACATTTAACCCTGAGGGAAGTATGAAGGGTATATTAGAGTATAATGATAAACAAAAAACAGTAACTCGACGGGTAGCACCAGAGAGACCTGTTGAACTTCCATGTAAAATTCATAGAGTTAAGTCTGGTAATAAAAGTTTCTTGGTAATTGTTGGGCTATTAAATGGTTCATTATATGAAATATTTGTTATTGACGATCCTAAAGAGGAGATAAACCTGGATACAGATAAAAAGACCCTAGTTAGGAAATCTGATAAGGGGAAATACGATTTGATCTTTAGCAATGGAAGCAAGACTATTAGATTAAAGGATTTTACAAATAGGTATGACTCAATAGATGCATCTTTGGCAAGAATGATTTCCATGTCTCTAAGACACGGAACACCACTACAGTTTATTGTAAGCCAACTACAAAAAGATACACATTTTACAGCTGTAGAGAGAAGTATCTCTAGAGTTCTAAAGAGTTATATAAAGGATGGGGAGGAAGTTGTTACAAGTGAGGGCTTTTGTCCAGAGTGTAATGAAAAATTAGCATTTAGAGATGGTTGTATGACCTGTGTAAGTTGTGGTTATAGTAAATGTTCATAG
- a CDS encoding thioredoxin family protein — translation MKVQILGSGCKKCNTLTAETIKAAKNLGVDIDLEKVTDYGEISSFGVMSTPALVIDGDVKFSGEVKKAKKIEEYIKLAMDII, via the coding sequence ATGAAGGTACAAATTTTAGGTAGTGGTTGTAAGAAGTGTAATACTTTAACTGCAGAAACAATAAAAGCCGCTAAAAACTTAGGGGTAGATATAGATCTGGAGAAAGTTACTGACTACGGGGAAATCTCATCCTTTGGGGTAATGTCAACACCAGCGCTGGTTATTGATGGGGACGTAAAGTTCTCTGGTGAAGTTAAGAAGGCTAAAAAGATTGAAGAGTATATTAAATTAGCTATGGATATAATTTAA